The window ACCTGAGGTCTTCTGCTCTGCACGGACTTCAACGATCGCCTGGGCAATCGCCAGAATATGGTTTTCGTTAAATGTAGATTTGTCCGCAGTACCGCGATGCCCTGAAGTGCCAAATTCCACTTTGTGTTGCGGATTGCTCGGATCAGGTTGCAACAGATAGTAGTTAGCAACAAGCGCGGGAATGTTATGCAGGTCTTGCTGTTGGGCTTTTTGTCCTGCACGTGGGTGCATTGGCATAGGAGACATCCTTTCAGAAATAACGACAAATAAAAAACCCCATAATACGCAGTTTAGATTGCATATTATGAGGTTTTAGTCAGACTTTTAGGGCTTGATCAATATAATCAAATAGATTGAGTGACCTTTTCGATAATCTCAGCCGGGAAGTTCATACGCAGCATGACTTGCTCAATCATTTGCTGTTTACGGCTGGTATTATTATTGGTGATCACCCAGAAACGGGGTATTCGGAATCGCCTTAGGCTTCGTCGTTTGACCGTTGGCCAGCAGGGTCTGCTCATTGTCCGCAAAGTAAACACGTTTACGGCCTTTCACTAACGTGGCGTCAGAAAAGCTGGCAGGATCGATGCGATGAAGAGTGGAAAGCACCAGCATAAAACGATCAACCGCTTTTTTCAGACCAGCAAATTCGTCTGAAATCAGCAGAGCGCGCATCTCTTTCACGCCATCCAGTTTCGTTTCTTGCCCAGCATCTTTACTCACAACTATACCTTTCGGCTCCACCGACAACTTAGGAGCAACAGGAGTGCTTTGGCCATCCGCTTTCAACAGGCGGCGCAGAATGTCCGACGCGCTCTCGCCGATGTGCTGGGTCTGGCTTGCAATGTAACGGTATAGATCCTCATCTACCTCAATTGTTTTCATTCGCTTTTCACAATCTCAATGTTTAAACTCTGGGGGATTATAGCGAGATCTTTGCCGAGACTCTACGTTAAACCCATTACTAATAAGATAAAATGTCAGCACTTCTGAATTACAAACTTGAAGGTGAGGGTCACACCGTTGTCTTGATCCATGGCCTGTTCGGTAATCTGGACAACCTGGGCCTGCTGGCCCGCGACCTGAAAACCGATCATCAGGTCCTGAGTGTCGATCTGCGTAACCATGGCTTGTCACTGCATAGTGAACAGCACAATTACGCCCTGCTCGCTCAGGATATCAAACAGTTACTCGAGCATCTTGATATTGGTGATGCCATCGTGATCGGCCATTCCATGGGCGGCAAAACAGCAATGAAACTGGCCGATATCGCCGCCGATCGTATGCGCCAACTGGTGGTGATGGACATTGCTCCTTACGCTTACCGCGAACATCGCCACCAGCAGGTTTTTTCCGGTCTGAGCGCAGTTGAAGAACAAAAGCCGACTTCGCGCAGTGCCGCAATGGCGATTCTTGCCGAGCACATCGAGCTCGATGGCGTACGTCAGTTCCTGGGTAAGTCCATGTATAACCGCGACGGCATCATGGCCTGGCGCTTTAACGTTGCCGCCCTTAAAGCGAACTACGCGTTTATTATGGGGTGGGAACCGATTGCCTGTTGCACTATTCCGACCTTATTTATTAAGGGTGGTGACTCCGATTATCTGACCGCCGAGCATCAGAGCCAGGTTCAGGCCCAATTCAGCCAGGCCAAGGCGCACGTCATCGCCAATACCGGGCACTGGCTACACGCAGAAAAGCCGGTCGAAGTGCTGCGTGCGATACGCAAATTCATCGCATGAGATAACGCACCGGATTTGTCGGCTGATCGCGGTTTTTCTCATCCGCCAAGTGTGAAATCGATTCTCATCCGCGCATTAACTTTGCCCGACAACAATGGTATAGTGCGCGCAAGCAAATTGGCATAAAGGACTACCATGCTGTACGACTACATGAACATGCTTGAGTCTGTCGGACTCGATCTGCTGTTTGCGTCTATATTCTTTCTGATCGGAATGGCAATAAAAGACGTTTTAAAACAAGGTAATGTTCCGCCTTTTGGCCGTCGTATCGTGTGGCTGGTTCTATTTTTAGGTTGTGCCGGCTTTATCGCCAAAGGCATTATCCAACTGAGTTGGGAAGGAACCGGACTTGGCTGATGCCCACGCGTTCAACCAGCGCCAACCCATAACAATTTAAAGGTAAAGACTCTATGGCAAGTGTAGGTATCTTTTTTGGTAGCGATACAGGTAACACCGAAGCTATTGCAAAGATGATTCAGAAACAACTGGGTAAAAAACTGGTTCACGTTCAAGATATTGCTAAAAGCAGCAAAGAAGACATCGATAATTTCGATCTGTTGCTGCTTGGTATCCCTACCTGGTATTACGGTGAAGCTCAATGTGACTGGGATGATTTCTTCCCTGAATTAGAAGCCATTGATTTTTCTACCAAGCTCGTCGCTGTATTTGGTTGTGGTGACCAGGAAGACTACGCTGAGTACTTCTGTGACGCGATGGGCACCGTGCGTGACATCGTTGAAGCAAAAGGCGCAACCATCGTGGGTCACTGGCCAACCGAGGGTTACGAGTTTCGAAGCGTCGAAAGCGCTGGTTGATGAAAACCACTTCATCGGTCTGTGCATTGATGAAGACCGTCAGCCAGAACTGACTGAAGAACGTGTGACCAAATGGGTAACCCAGGTCTACGAAGAGATGTGTCTGGCTGAGCTGGAAGACTAAGCTTGTCGCACTGATTCAAAAAACCCTGCCTGGCAGGGTTTTTTATATCCGCTTACACTTACCACATCACCTGACCGATAAACGGTGCCACCAGCACGGTGATAATTCCCGCGATCATCATCGCTACGCTCGATACCACGCCTTCGGAATGACCAAGCTGATAAGCTTTAGCAGTACCAGCGCCGTGGGCAGAAGCTCCCAGGCTGGCCCCACGCCCAAGTCGCGAGCGAATCGACAACAAGGTAAAAATTACCTCGCCGACCAGCATACCTATCACCCCCGTCAGCACCACAAACAGCGCAGTGAGATCGGTTTGTCCGCCGACTGACTTAGTGGCCTCGACCGCAAAAGGTGTCGTGATTGAACGCATCGCCAGGCTGCGTTGCAGCAATTCCGGCAACTCCAGCCAACGGGCCAGAAATACCGTAGAGCTGACCGCAACCACCACAGAAACCACCACGCCGGCTGATAAAGAGAGCCAGTGGCGCGCGATCAAATGCCGGTTATCATAGACAGGAACCGCAAACGCTACCGTTGCAGGACCAAGCATCCACACCAGCCAGTGCGACTCGGCCATATAATCCTGGTAAGAAATATGCAACCCCACTACCACCAGAATAAGTAACACAGGTACCAGCAGCAACGGCATCAGCAAAATAGTCTGCTTACGGCGATAGAGCGCCTTACTGGCAAAATAGAGCACTAATGTCATTAACAGACAAACTGCCCCCAACAGCGAAGTTCCGGCAGCCATCATGATGCTTCCTGCCCTAACTGACTGCGCCGCCGCGCCATTTTGAGCTCATACCGATACAGCTTATCAACGACCCAAGCCGTACAGGCGATCACTATGATGGTACTCAAAACCAGCACCAGCAGAATA is drawn from Vibrio sp. CDRSL-10 TSBA and contains these coding sequences:
- a CDS encoding DUF2788 domain-containing protein, with the protein product MLYDYMNMLESVGLDLLFASIFFLIGMAIKDVLKQGNVPPFGRRIVWLVLFLGCAGFIAKGIIQLSWEGTGLG
- a CDS encoding alpha/beta fold hydrolase; the protein is MSALLNYKLEGEGHTVVLIHGLFGNLDNLGLLARDLKTDHQVLSVDLRNHGLSLHSEQHNYALLAQDIKQLLEHLDIGDAIVIGHSMGGKTAMKLADIAADRMRQLVVMDIAPYAYREHRHQQVFSGLSAVEEQKPTSRSAAMAILAEHIELDGVRQFLGKSMYNRDGIMAWRFNVAALKANYAFIMGWEPIACCTIPTLFIKGGDSDYLTAEHQSQVQAQFSQAKAHVIANTGHWLHAEKPVEVLRAIRKFIA
- a CDS encoding LrgB family protein, which gives rise to MMAAGTSLLGAVCLLMTLVLYFASKALYRRKQTILLMPLLLVPVLLILVVVGLHISYQDYMAESHWLVWMLGPATVAFAVPVYDNRHLIARHWLSLSAGVVVSVVVAVSSTVFLARWLELPELLQRSLAMRSITTPFAVEATKSVGGQTDLTALFVVLTGVIGMLVGEVIFTLLSIRSRLGRGASLGASAHGAGTAKAYQLGHSEGVVSSVAMMIAGIITVLVAPFIGQVMW